The Bacillota bacterium genome contains the following window.
GGAAAAAAGCAAGTACTCCGCCAAGACAAAGTTCTGGGTCACACCCCGCAGGCGACACCGGGGCCTGCGGGCCCCTTTGGCCACCGCGGGCACCTTTCCCGCTTCTTCCGTATAAATGATCACAATCCGGTCCGCTTCCCCGTAATCCCGGGTACGCAAGACCACGCCCTTAGTCTTGTAGAGTCCCAATTGACAGGTATCCTTTCATCTTACTCTCTGCAACAGGTAGAGGATCAACGACAAAATCGCGCTCAGTAGCAGGGAAGTTCCCAAGGGAAAGTAGACGGTAACATTCCCCCGTCGCCAGGTAATGTCTCCGGGTAGCCGACCAAGGGAAGGAATACGGCCGCCCAAAGTGAATAGACCGCCGATTAGGATCAAGAAGATCCCCATGTAGATTAAGGTTTTGCCCAGGTTTAGATTCACTGCTCAACACCACACCTAACCGAGAAGCTCCGTCTGTTCAAAATCGCGGCCGCCGGTGAGGTTGAAGTACCGAAAGGCTTGACCGGTGGCCATCCGTCCCCGGGGAGTCCTCTTCAGCATACCCAGCTGCATCAGGAAGGGCTCATAGACATCCTCGATGGTCTCCGTCTCTTCGCCGATGGCTGCAGCCAAAGTCTCCACGCCCACGGGGCCGCCATCGAACTTCTCTATGATCGTTAATAGGATGAGCCGATCCACCCGATCCAATCCCAAGGGATCTATTTCCAGCATATCCAAAGCCTCCGCGGCCACCTCCTGGGTGATTTCCCCATCGGCCCGCACCTGGGCAAAGTCCCGGACCCGTCTCAACAA
Protein-coding sequences here:
- a CDS encoding DUF2905 domain-containing protein — encoded protein: MNLNLGKTLIYMGIFLILIGGLFTLGGRIPSLGRLPGDITWRRGNVTVYFPLGTSLLLSAILSLILYLLQRVR